In Alistipes ihumii AP11, a genomic segment contains:
- a CDS encoding WbqC family protein, translating to MILSTAYLGNVQYYTKLLSGRAQIDLHEHYQKQSCRNRCDILSAGGPTTLVVPVCRPSGERVPVRDIRIDRTKKWRHQHFQALVSAYRRSPYFGYYEERFAVVYRKRHDFLVDLNEELQSLVLELLRADPPVGHTERYAEHVPEGEDFRRCISRKPRLSRPDPDFAPQPYYQVFSERMPFVPNLSIVDLLFCEGPSAAGVLAASVPSAGVHPSLAR from the coding sequence GTGATTCTTTCTACCGCCTATCTCGGAAACGTGCAGTACTATACGAAGCTGCTGAGCGGCCGGGCGCAGATCGACCTGCACGAGCACTACCAAAAGCAGAGCTGCCGCAACCGCTGCGACATTCTGTCGGCCGGCGGGCCCACGACGCTCGTCGTTCCGGTGTGCCGGCCCTCGGGCGAGCGCGTTCCGGTCCGGGACATCCGGATCGACCGCACGAAAAAGTGGCGGCATCAGCATTTTCAGGCGCTCGTGTCGGCCTACCGCCGCTCGCCCTATTTCGGCTATTACGAGGAGCGGTTCGCCGTCGTTTACCGGAAGCGGCACGATTTTCTGGTCGATCTGAACGAGGAGCTCCAGTCGCTCGTGCTCGAGCTGCTGCGCGCCGATCCGCCGGTCGGGCATACCGAGCGTTATGCCGAGCATGTGCCCGAGGGGGAGGACTTCCGCCGTTGCATCTCGCGCAAGCCCCGGCTGTCGCGCCCCGATCCCGACTTCGCGCCGCAGCCTTATTATCAGGTGTTTTCGGAGCGGATGCCGTTCGTCCCGAACCTGTCGATCGTCGATCTGCTTTTCTGCGAGGGACCCTCGGCCGCCGGCGTGCTGGCCGCTTCGGTTCCGTCCGCCGGCGTGCATCCGTCGCTTGCTCGCTGA
- a CDS encoding DUF4924 family protein, with translation MYIAQSKRKENIAEYILYLWQLEDLLRALQFSPEAVYSQLVQKQERLSEQQKQQALVWYMELAGLLREEGKEQSGHLEHTMHLIADLDNLHRQLLTLPAGENYRRLYGAVAPELPGLKSKLGKPGMSDVELFFRALYAVMLYRIKGDRSKQGYIDDVIGLISPVVAELATMFRRIERGEVDLFGDKKE, from the coding sequence ATGTATATCGCACAAAGCAAGCGCAAGGAAAATATCGCCGAGTACATCCTCTACCTCTGGCAGCTGGAGGACCTGCTCCGCGCGTTGCAGTTCAGCCCCGAGGCCGTCTATTCCCAGCTCGTGCAGAAGCAGGAGCGCCTGAGCGAGCAGCAAAAGCAGCAGGCGCTGGTCTGGTATATGGAGCTCGCCGGCCTGTTGCGCGAGGAGGGAAAAGAGCAGAGCGGACATTTGGAGCACACGATGCACCTGATTGCCGATTTGGACAACCTGCACCGCCAGTTGCTGACGCTTCCCGCCGGCGAGAACTACCGCCGGCTCTACGGGGCAGTCGCGCCCGAACTGCCGGGACTCAAGAGCAAGCTCGGCAAGCCCGGCATGTCGGATGTCGAACTGTTCTTCCGCGCGCTTTATGCCGTGATGCTGTACCGCATCAAGGGCGACCGGAGCAAGCAGGGCTACATCGACGATGTGATCGGCCTGATCTCGCCGGTCGTGGCCGAGCTCGCCACGATGTTCCGGCGCATCGAGCGCGGCGAGGTCGACCTGTTCGGCGATAAGAAGGAGTAG
- a CDS encoding type B 50S ribosomal protein L31: MKKGIHPDNYRVVAFKDMSNDHVFLCRSAVQTKETIEVDGETYPVYKMEISNTSHPFYTGKMKLVDTAGRVDKFMSRYQKHYDKKAANK, from the coding sequence ATGAAAAAGGGGATTCATCCGGACAACTACCGCGTTGTGGCTTTCAAGGATATGTCGAACGATCATGTGTTTTTGTGCAGGTCCGCCGTCCAGACAAAAGAGACCATCGAAGTGGACGGCGAAACCTATCCCGTGTATAAGATGGAAATTTCCAACACGTCTCATCCGTTCTACACCGGTAAGATGAAGTTGGTTGACACCGCAGGACGCGTAGATAAGTTTATGAGCCGCTATCAAAAACATTACGATAAGAAGGCTGCCAACAAATAA
- a CDS encoding acyl-CoA dehydrogenase family protein: MANFFLDNKDLQFHMNHPLMKKIVELKEKGYADKDAYDYAPVDFEDAQDSYRRVMEIVGEVCGDVIAPNAEGVDHDGPKVVNDHVEYAPGTARNIEALRQAGLFGLTLPRKYEGLNFPLVYFVMANEMVARADAGFENIWGLQDCAETLNEFASEELKAKYLPRVSRGETCAMDLTEPDAGSDLQAVMLKAHWDEAKGTWLLNGVKRFITNGDGHISLVLARSEEGTTDARGLSMFVYDRSHMAVKVRRIENKLGIKGSPTCELVFTNAPAELVGDRKMGLIKYVMSLMNAARLGIGAQSTGLSEAAYREALKYAQERMQFGKPIIEFPAVAEMLSNMKAKLYGSRAMLYETTRFVEIYKDYTHLSHDRKLTPEERAEMKTYTRLADAFTPMLKLMSSEYCNQLAYDAIQVFGGSGYMKDYPIERIYRDARITNIYEGTSQLQVVAAIRHVTTGTYLNQIREYEAQTYAADLGHVHQKLIAMRELYERAVEKVTAAGSNEFIDFHARRMVEMAAHIIIGYLLLRQASEVEEYRVSAQLYVKHGEAQNAAAAEYIAQSSSDDLDLITAVRQAE; the protein is encoded by the coding sequence ATGGCTAATTTCTTTTTGGACAACAAGGATCTCCAGTTCCACATGAATCATCCGCTGATGAAGAAGATCGTGGAGCTCAAGGAGAAAGGATATGCCGACAAGGACGCGTACGACTACGCGCCTGTCGATTTCGAGGACGCTCAGGACAGCTACCGCCGCGTGATGGAAATCGTCGGCGAAGTGTGCGGCGACGTGATCGCCCCGAACGCCGAGGGAGTCGATCACGACGGTCCCAAGGTCGTGAACGATCACGTGGAGTACGCTCCGGGCACGGCCCGCAATATCGAGGCGCTGCGTCAGGCCGGCCTGTTCGGGCTGACGCTGCCGCGCAAGTACGAGGGGCTGAACTTCCCGCTCGTCTATTTCGTGATGGCGAATGAGATGGTCGCACGCGCCGACGCCGGCTTCGAGAACATCTGGGGCTTGCAGGACTGCGCCGAGACGCTGAACGAGTTCGCGTCCGAGGAGCTCAAGGCCAAGTATCTGCCCCGGGTATCGCGCGGCGAGACCTGCGCGATGGACCTGACCGAGCCCGACGCCGGCAGCGACTTGCAGGCCGTGATGCTGAAGGCCCATTGGGACGAGGCGAAGGGGACATGGCTCCTGAACGGCGTCAAGCGCTTCATTACCAACGGCGACGGCCATATCTCGCTGGTGCTGGCCCGCTCCGAGGAAGGCACGACCGACGCCCGGGGGCTGTCGATGTTCGTGTACGACCGCAGTCACATGGCGGTCAAGGTGCGCCGCATCGAGAACAAGCTCGGCATCAAGGGGTCGCCTACTTGCGAGCTCGTGTTCACGAACGCGCCGGCCGAGTTGGTCGGCGACCGCAAGATGGGGCTCATTAAGTACGTGATGTCGCTGATGAACGCTGCCCGTCTGGGTATCGGTGCCCAGTCGACCGGTCTTTCGGAGGCCGCTTACCGCGAAGCGCTCAAGTATGCGCAGGAGCGCATGCAGTTCGGCAAGCCGATCATCGAGTTCCCGGCCGTGGCCGAGATGCTGTCGAACATGAAAGCCAAACTCTACGGTTCGCGTGCGATGCTGTACGAGACGACGCGTTTCGTCGAGATATACAAGGATTATACTCACCTGAGCCATGACCGCAAGCTGACGCCCGAGGAGCGCGCCGAGATGAAGACATACACCCGGCTGGCCGACGCGTTCACGCCGATGCTGAAGCTGATGAGCAGCGAGTACTGCAACCAGCTGGCCTACGACGCGATTCAGGTTTTCGGAGGCTCGGGCTACATGAAGGACTACCCGATCGAGCGCATTTACCGCGACGCCCGCATCACGAACATTTACGAGGGGACCTCGCAGTTGCAGGTCGTTGCGGCGATCCGTCACGTCACTACGGGCACTTACCTGAACCAAATCCGCGAGTACGAGGCGCAGACTTACGCGGCCGATTTGGGCCATGTGCACCAGAAGCTGATCGCGATGCGCGAGCTGTACGAGCGTGCCGTCGAAAAGGTGACCGCCGCGGGGAGCAACGAGTTCATCGACTTCCATGCCCGTCGGATGGTCGAGATGGCCGCTCATATCATCATCGGCTACCTGTTGTTGCGTCAGGCGAGCGAGGTCGAGGAATACCGCGTTTCCGCCCAGCTTTACGTCAAGCACGGGGAGGCTCAGAACGCCGCCGCCGCCGAATACATCGCCCAGTCGTCGTCCGACGATCTGGACCTGATTACCGCCGTCCGGCAGGCCGAATAG
- a CDS encoding glycoside hydrolase family 2 protein yields MKKAGILLVLLTACLGLPAREVINLNRDWRFFSYSEGSSDRAQNVNLPHTWNNDALGGKNDYFRGVGNYMKDIQVPLEWRNKRVFIRFSGAGTVTDLIVNGCHVGEHRGGFGAFTFELTGYLRYGEQNLLWAIVNNAPRLDVLPTAGDINIYGGLYRDVDLIVTEPSHIAVNHYGSQGVYVHQKSVSRERAELEAVVRIDGLRDRLLSVTATVVTPMRDTVASEHARFRVPAEGRGSVSVPIAMDNPRLWNGTADPFMYDVIVRLMDDSLLCDEVTVPLGLRYFSVDPKQGFLLNGSPYRLRGVSHYEDRASVGNALTPYQIAEDLDLIAEMGANAVRAAAYPHNESFYDECDRRGLVVLSELPLIGPAYMTDRGYINTEAFRDNGRDQLREMIFQQFNHPSVAVWGIFFDQTPRGDDPTAYVKELNSLAMLEDPSRLTSATSNQDGKINFVTDLVVWDHNYGWKEGLPSDIKVWLDQLRTNWGSLCSGISYGAGASIYHQDDSLYRPDYLGNWHPERWQTYLHEQYYPYIDGSPFLWGWFVANMFDYGAAGRNWGEGTGVDDRGLVTFDRKYRKDAFYFYKANWNRTEPTVWIAEKRWNRRPRTTQTVRVYSNADQVELWLNGASLGAKTGTNGTFVWEGVEMRRGANRLQARTNAGEDEATVYIR; encoded by the coding sequence ATGAAAAAAGCGGGAATTCTCCTCGTGCTGCTGACCGCGTGCCTCGGGCTGCCGGCGCGCGAAGTCATCAACCTCAACCGCGACTGGCGGTTCTTCAGCTACAGCGAGGGAAGCAGCGACCGGGCCCAGAACGTGAACCTGCCCCACACATGGAACAACGATGCGCTCGGCGGCAAGAACGACTACTTCCGAGGCGTGGGCAACTACATGAAGGACATCCAAGTGCCGCTCGAGTGGCGCAACAAGCGCGTCTTCATCCGCTTCTCGGGCGCCGGGACGGTTACCGACCTGATCGTCAACGGCTGTCACGTCGGGGAACATCGCGGCGGGTTCGGGGCTTTCACGTTCGAGCTGACCGGCTACCTGCGCTACGGCGAACAGAACCTGCTGTGGGCGATCGTCAACAACGCGCCCCGGCTCGACGTGCTTCCGACGGCGGGCGACATCAACATCTACGGCGGACTGTACCGCGACGTCGATCTGATCGTCACCGAGCCCTCGCACATCGCGGTCAACCATTACGGCTCGCAGGGCGTGTACGTGCATCAGAAAAGCGTATCCCGCGAGCGAGCCGAGCTCGAGGCGGTCGTCCGCATCGACGGCCTTCGGGACCGTTTGCTGAGCGTCACGGCGACCGTCGTCACGCCCATGCGCGACACGGTGGCCTCGGAGCACGCCCGTTTCCGGGTTCCGGCCGAGGGACGGGGATCGGTCTCCGTACCGATCGCGATGGACAATCCGAGACTGTGGAACGGCACGGCCGATCCGTTCATGTACGACGTGATCGTCCGGCTTATGGACGACAGTCTGCTATGCGACGAGGTGACCGTTCCGCTCGGGCTCCGCTACTTCAGCGTCGATCCGAAACAAGGCTTCCTGCTCAACGGATCGCCATACCGGCTGCGGGGCGTATCGCACTACGAGGACCGGGCGTCGGTGGGCAACGCATTGACGCCGTATCAGATCGCCGAGGACCTGGACCTGATCGCCGAAATGGGCGCCAATGCGGTCCGCGCGGCGGCTTATCCGCATAACGAGAGCTTCTATGACGAATGCGACCGCCGGGGCCTCGTCGTACTGAGCGAGCTGCCGCTGATCGGCCCGGCTTACATGACCGACAGGGGCTATATCAACACCGAGGCATTCCGCGACAACGGCCGCGACCAGCTGCGCGAAATGATATTCCAGCAGTTCAACCATCCGTCCGTAGCGGTTTGGGGCATCTTCTTCGACCAGACGCCCCGGGGCGACGACCCGACCGCGTACGTCAAGGAGCTGAACTCGCTGGCCATGTTGGAAGACCCCTCGCGCCTGACCAGCGCCACGAGCAACCAGGACGGCAAGATCAATTTCGTAACCGATCTGGTCGTATGGGACCACAACTACGGATGGAAGGAAGGGCTGCCGTCGGATATCAAGGTATGGCTCGACCAGTTGCGGACCAACTGGGGCAGCCTCTGCTCGGGCATCAGCTACGGAGCCGGAGCGTCGATCTATCATCAGGACGACTCGCTCTACCGCCCCGACTATCTGGGCAACTGGCACCCCGAGCGCTGGCAGACCTACCTGCACGAGCAGTATTATCCCTACATCGACGGTTCGCCTTTCCTGTGGGGCTGGTTCGTCGCCAACATGTTCGACTACGGCGCCGCGGGCCGCAACTGGGGCGAGGGCACGGGCGTCGACGACCGGGGGTTGGTCACCTTCGACCGCAAGTACCGCAAGGACGCCTTCTACTTCTACAAGGCCAACTGGAACCGTACCGAACCGACGGTATGGATCGCCGAGAAACGCTGGAACCGCCGGCCCCGGACGACGCAGACCGTACGCGTCTACTCGAACGCCGATCAGGTCGAGCTGTGGCTCAACGGCGCCTCGCTGGGCGCGAAGACCGGCACGAACGGCACGTTCGTATGGGAAGGCGTCGAGATGCGGCGCGGAGCCAACCGGTTGCAAGCCCGCACGAACGCCGGCGAGGACGAAGCGACCGTTTACATCCGGTAG
- a CDS encoding electron transfer flavoprotein subunit alpha/FixB family protein, whose amino-acid sequence MNNIFVYCEIEGGKVADVSLELLTKGRALADTLGCELEALALGQGLAGVEKQLAEYGADIVHVADCECLAPYRTLPHAAVVCGIFKEEQPQIALFGATPIGRDLGPRVSSALHSGLTADCTSLEIGPHTENKTGKVYENLLYQIRPAFGGNIIATIINPDHRPQMATVREGVMKKEKARTPGKGVVRQVDAKKYLSDADFAVRIIDRQIEERKIDIKGAPVIVAGGYGMGSKENFDLLFELAGVLGAEVGASRAAVDAGMADHARQIGQTGVTVRPKLYIACGISGQIQHTAGMDGSAMVISINTDPDAPINKIADYAITGDVMEVIPKMIKYYKQNSK is encoded by the coding sequence ATGAACAACATATTCGTTTATTGTGAGATAGAGGGCGGCAAAGTGGCCGACGTGTCGCTCGAACTGCTGACCAAGGGCCGCGCGCTGGCCGATACGCTGGGCTGCGAGCTCGAGGCGCTCGCGCTCGGACAAGGACTCGCCGGCGTCGAAAAGCAATTGGCCGAGTACGGCGCCGACATCGTGCACGTAGCCGACTGCGAGTGTCTCGCGCCCTACCGCACGCTGCCGCATGCTGCGGTCGTCTGCGGTATTTTCAAGGAGGAACAGCCTCAGATCGCGCTGTTCGGAGCCACGCCGATAGGCCGCGACCTCGGTCCGAGGGTTTCGTCGGCGCTGCACAGCGGTCTGACGGCCGACTGCACGAGCCTCGAAATCGGCCCGCATACCGAGAATAAGACGGGTAAGGTCTACGAGAATCTGCTCTATCAGATCCGTCCCGCTTTCGGCGGCAACATCATCGCGACGATCATCAATCCCGATCACCGTCCGCAGATGGCGACCGTCCGCGAGGGCGTGATGAAGAAAGAGAAAGCCCGCACGCCCGGCAAAGGCGTCGTCCGTCAGGTCGATGCGAAGAAGTACCTGAGCGACGCCGATTTCGCCGTCCGCATCATCGACCGCCAGATCGAGGAGCGCAAGATCGACATCAAGGGCGCTCCGGTCATCGTGGCCGGCGGTTACGGGATGGGCAGCAAGGAGAATTTCGATCTGCTGTTCGAGCTGGCCGGCGTGCTCGGGGCCGAGGTAGGCGCCTCGCGCGCGGCGGTCGATGCCGGCATGGCCGACCATGCGCGCCAGATCGGACAAACGGGCGTCACCGTGCGGCCGAAGCTCTACATAGCCTGCGGCATTTCGGGCCAGATCCAGCATACGGCCGGCATGGACGGTTCGGCGATGGTCATCTCGATCAACACCGACCCGGACGCTCCGATCAACAAGATAGCCGACTATGCCATTACGGGCGACGTGATGGAGGTGATTCCGAAGATGATCAAGTATTATAAGCAGAATTCGAAGTAG
- a CDS encoding 4Fe-4S binding protein yields MSDRIGTVRAVSFSPTGSTRRVLRSIAAGIGAARVQEDSLDRPAWREAGVQVGDDELLLVGMPVYAGRVPGLFHGGLPVRGTGDAVCVVSYGNRAYEDALSELVGLTRRAGFRVVAAGAFVTEHSLNGRIAAGRPDEADTALMEAFGRQVAAKLRDRAACEVPIRVPGHEPYKAYAPIPLVPELDPERCERCGRCALVCPVQTIDPGNYRVTDPSRCIACFACVRYCRAGARSLAEPARSAFERKMEALREACQARREPEIFL; encoded by the coding sequence ATGAGTGATCGAATCGGGACGGTACGTGCCGTCAGTTTCAGCCCGACGGGTTCGACCCGCCGGGTGTTGAGAAGCATCGCGGCGGGTATCGGAGCCGCGCGTGTGCAGGAGGATTCGCTCGACCGTCCCGCATGGCGCGAGGCCGGCGTGCAGGTCGGGGACGACGAGTTGCTTCTGGTCGGCATGCCGGTGTATGCGGGCCGCGTGCCGGGACTGTTTCACGGCGGCTTGCCGGTTCGGGGAACGGGCGATGCCGTCTGCGTGGTCAGCTATGGCAACCGGGCGTATGAAGACGCGCTATCGGAACTGGTCGGGTTGACGCGCCGGGCCGGATTCCGCGTGGTCGCGGCCGGAGCGTTCGTGACCGAACATTCGCTGAACGGGCGGATCGCCGCCGGGCGTCCCGACGAGGCCGATACGGCCCTTATGGAGGCGTTCGGCCGACAGGTCGCCGCCAAGCTGCGCGACCGGGCCGCATGCGAAGTTCCGATCCGGGTCCCGGGACACGAGCCTTACAAGGCTTACGCTCCGATTCCGCTGGTTCCGGAGCTCGATCCGGAGCGCTGCGAGCGTTGCGGCCGCTGCGCGCTGGTGTGTCCCGTGCAGACGATCGATCCGGGAAACTATCGCGTGACCGACCCCTCGCGGTGTATCGCTTGTTTCGCCTGCGTGCGTTACTGCCGTGCCGGAGCGAGATCGCTGGCCGAGCCCGCGAGGTCCGCTTTCGAGCGGAAAATGGAAGCGCTCCGCGAGGCTTGCCAAGCGAGGCGCGAGCCCGAGATATTTCTGTGA
- a CDS encoding helix-turn-helix domain-containing protein: MRKVRRNDILLKNVAEKLKKIRQEKGVTQLSVLVDTEVHVGRLENNPTNISLSTLADLCTYYGLTLEEFFKDMPIGETSYNHKKHK; encoded by the coding sequence ATGAGAAAAGTAAGACGCAACGACATATTACTGAAGAACGTAGCCGAGAAATTGAAGAAAATCCGGCAAGAAAAAGGAGTCACTCAATTATCGGTCCTCGTCGATACGGAAGTTCATGTCGGTAGACTGGAAAACAACCCCACGAACATATCGCTGTCGACGCTTGCCGATCTTTGCACCTATTACGGCTTGACTCTTGAAGAATTTTTCAAGGATATGCCTATTGGCGAGACAAGCTACAATCATAAAAAACATAAATAA
- a CDS encoding electron transfer flavoprotein subunit beta/FixA family protein, which translates to MKKTLKIVVLAKQVPDTRNVGKDAMKADGTVNRAALAAIFNPEDLNALEQALVLKDMFPGSRVEILTMGPGRAAEIIREGMFRGADGGVLLTDRKFAGSDTLATSYALSRAALKMNPDIIVAGRQAIDGDTAQVGPQVAEKLNWPQVTYAEEIVGIEGDELLIRRRLEHGVETVACRLPLVMTVNGTAPECRPRHAKLVMKYKHAITPSECQLDQVGCYAQLRESRPYLNITEWGVADVDADDTQLGLSGSPTKVKKIENVVFAAKEAKRLSADDADIDSLIKELIASHTLG; encoded by the coding sequence ATGAAGAAAACGTTGAAAATAGTTGTGCTGGCCAAGCAGGTGCCCGATACCCGCAACGTGGGCAAGGACGCTATGAAGGCCGACGGCACGGTCAATCGGGCGGCGCTCGCCGCTATCTTCAATCCCGAGGACCTCAATGCGCTGGAGCAGGCGCTCGTGCTCAAGGACATGTTTCCGGGCAGCCGGGTCGAGATCCTGACGATGGGGCCCGGCCGCGCTGCGGAGATTATCCGCGAGGGGATGTTCCGCGGTGCCGACGGGGGCGTGCTGCTGACCGACCGTAAGTTCGCGGGCTCCGATACGCTGGCTACCTCCTATGCGCTGTCGCGCGCGGCGCTCAAGATGAATCCCGACATCATCGTCGCCGGCCGTCAGGCCATCGACGGCGATACGGCTCAGGTCGGACCGCAGGTCGCCGAGAAGCTGAACTGGCCTCAGGTGACCTACGCCGAGGAGATCGTCGGCATCGAGGGCGACGAGCTGCTGATCCGCCGCCGGCTGGAGCATGGCGTCGAGACGGTCGCTTGCCGCCTGCCGCTGGTGATGACCGTCAACGGAACGGCTCCCGAGTGCCGTCCGCGCCATGCGAAGCTCGTGATGAAGTACAAGCATGCGATCACGCCGAGCGAGTGCCAGCTCGACCAGGTCGGCTGCTACGCACAGCTGCGCGAGTCGCGCCCTTATCTGAACATTACCGAATGGGGCGTGGCGGATGTCGATGCCGACGATACGCAACTCGGGCTTTCGGGCTCGCCGACGAAAGTCAAGAAGATCGAGAACGTCGTGTTCGCCGCCAAGGAGGCCAAGCGCCTGAGTGCCGACGACGCCGATATCGACTCGCTGATCAAGGAACTGATCGCCAGCCATACTTTGGGATAA